From the genome of Paraburkholderia largidicola:
TCCTTCGTGTGGGCCTTGAAGTGAACCGTCAGTTCGTTGATGCGCGTGGTCAGCAGAGCGACCTGAACTTCGGGGGAGCCGGTGTCGTTAGCAGCGCGTGCGAATTGCGCGACGACGTCGGATTTCTTGGTGGTTTCAGCTACGGACATGTTGATTTCCTTTGAATCGACAAGCGGTCACGGAAGAAAGGCCGTGCCGTGGGTTACAACAAAACGAGTCGCGTATTGTAGCACAGCCCGTTCATCCGGCGAACCCTGCCGTTTCGGGCCGTGCTTCCAGCCGGCCCTGAATCCGCCCACGGCCGGACTGTCGCCGCCGGTCAGGGGCGTTTCATCCGGCAAGTGGTCGGCGGGACGGTGCGCTCGGGCGGCAGCGCCAACACCGTTCTGAAGCCGAAGCCTGAGCCTTCGTTGTCGAAATGGACGCCCGGCGTGCCCGCCTTGTCCATCTCCATCACGTAAAGGGGCTGGATCAGCTGGTGGTCGTCGGCGCGCATCCACGACGCATGGAAACCATTGTCGTACTTCATCCCTTCCAGCGCCTTCGCGACCTTCTCCGGCTGCGCGCTGCCCGCGCGGTTCATCGCCGCCGCCAGCATCTCGATCATCAGCGGCATGCGCAGCACCGGGTAATCGTCCTGCGCAGCCGGAAACCGCTGCCGGAACGACGCATACCAGGCGTCCGACGCCGCGCCGCCCGCATTCGGATGCCAGTCGGCCACGGCGATCACGCGCTTCACGCCCGCGTCGCCGAGCGCGGCGGGCGCCCCCAGACTGTTGCCGTAGAACGTGTAGAACTTCGTATCGAGGCCCTGCTCCCGCGCCGCCTTGACGAGCAGCGT
Proteins encoded in this window:
- the rpsO gene encoding 30S ribosomal protein S15, with amino-acid sequence MSVAETTKKSDVVAQFARAANDTGSPEVQVALLTTRINELTVHFKAHTKDHHSRRGLLRMVSRRRKLLDYLKGKDADRYRALIEKLGLRK